In Edaphobacter dinghuensis, one genomic interval encodes:
- a CDS encoding ExbD/TolR family protein: protein MSINKRDEGKKVNSNINVTPMVDVMLVLLIIFMVITPMLNNKVNVDLPTAASAIVMDNANKEDAITVAITRDGRTFLGADQVTDDDLGTKISNLLQNKTDKEVYMRADQRANYGKVMDAIDGIRAAGVNQLGLLTEKTDNETNVMTGQ from the coding sequence ATGAGCATCAATAAGCGGGATGAAGGCAAGAAGGTCAACTCAAACATCAACGTGACGCCCATGGTGGACGTGATGTTGGTGCTGCTGATCATCTTCATGGTTATCACCCCCATGCTGAACAACAAGGTCAATGTAGATCTGCCGACTGCCGCTTCGGCAATCGTGATGGATAACGCCAACAAGGAAGATGCGATCACCGTGGCGATCACGCGAGATGGCAGGACGTTCCTCGGCGCCGACCAGGTCACCGATGATGATCTTGGCACCAAGATTTCGAATTTGCTCCAGAACAAGACCGACAAAGAGGTCTATATGCGTGCGGATCAGCGCGCTAACTACGGTAAGGTCATGGACGCGATCGATGGTATCCGTGCAGCTGGTGTCAACCAGTTGGGTCTTCTCACCGAGAAGACTGATAACGAAACAAACGTAATGACGGGCCAATAG
- a CDS encoding Yip1 family protein, which translates to MSDVAVATEGQASGPGLTQVERVVDTFIAPSKTFNDILRNRSWWLPFLLIVVISWGVTLAVTSQVGWERVVENQIQASPKQQDALASLTPEQRAARVHGMSIGYKYTSYAFPVLVLLFSAIAALGLWATFNFGLGARTTFGEMFCLWMYCGLPKLIIGLLTILMLYVGGNAESYDLKNPVGTNLGYYFPDAGAGLKAALGFFDIIGIWSLILLILGTSIVAKVSRGKAAAAIIGWWVLILIISAAAAAAFN; encoded by the coding sequence ATGAGCGATGTTGCCGTAGCGACTGAAGGGCAGGCGTCAGGACCGGGGTTAACTCAGGTGGAGCGAGTGGTTGATACGTTTATCGCTCCTTCCAAGACATTTAACGACATTTTGCGAAACCGGAGTTGGTGGCTTCCCTTTCTACTGATCGTGGTGATCTCGTGGGGAGTAACACTTGCGGTCACCTCTCAGGTCGGGTGGGAACGGGTCGTCGAAAACCAGATCCAGGCCAGCCCCAAGCAGCAGGACGCGCTAGCGAGCCTGACCCCGGAGCAACGTGCGGCCCGCGTGCACGGTATGAGCATCGGGTATAAATACACCTCCTATGCCTTCCCGGTATTGGTGCTGCTCTTCTCGGCGATCGCCGCGCTGGGACTCTGGGCAACGTTCAACTTCGGCCTCGGTGCGCGCACCACCTTCGGCGAGATGTTCTGTCTGTGGATGTACTGCGGTCTGCCGAAGCTCATTATCGGGCTGCTGACGATCCTGATGCTCTACGTCGGTGGCAACGCGGAAAGCTACGACTTGAAGAACCCGGTCGGAACCAATCTCGGCTACTACTTTCCTGACGCGGGCGCGGGGCTGAAAGCGGCGCTTGGCTTCTTCGACATAATTGGCATCTGGTCGCTAATTTTGCTGATCCTGGGGACGTCGATTGTCGCAAAGGTAAGCCGCGGTAAGGCAGCGGCCGCAATCATCGGATGGTGGGTATTGATCCTCATCATCAGCGCAGCCGCGGCGGCAGCTTTCAACTAA
- a CDS encoding acetyl-CoA carboxylase biotin carboxyl carrier protein subunit, with protein sequence MARRSATGGNAFVTVWLEVEGKKRRVELLPVEFDGGTERAVECVVDGSAITANACMLQPGVMSLVIEGRQYRCVLDGNGVIIGGRRFAFEREDPRSLQGRRSAGGGATGPRAVKAPMPGRVVRVLVKAGDEVAEQQGVVVIEAMKMQNELKSPKAGRVARVAIAVGDAVGAGDVLAMVE encoded by the coding sequence ATGGCTCGCCGCAGCGCGACAGGAGGGAATGCGTTCGTGACTGTCTGGCTCGAAGTGGAAGGGAAAAAACGCCGAGTCGAGCTGCTGCCAGTCGAGTTTGACGGTGGAACAGAGCGTGCCGTCGAGTGCGTGGTGGATGGCAGCGCCATCACCGCGAATGCATGCATGTTGCAGCCCGGGGTGATGTCGCTGGTGATCGAGGGACGGCAGTATCGCTGCGTCCTCGATGGGAACGGTGTGATAATCGGAGGCAGACGGTTTGCATTCGAGAGAGAGGATCCTCGTTCGTTGCAGGGGCGGCGCAGCGCGGGAGGGGGCGCCACCGGGCCGCGGGCCGTCAAAGCGCCTATGCCGGGGCGCGTGGTGCGGGTACTGGTGAAGGCAGGCGACGAGGTGGCAGAGCAGCAGGGAGTCGTCGTGATCGAGGCGATGAAGATGCAGAACGAGCTGAAATCTCCCAAGGCTGGAAGGGTGGCCCGGGTGGCGATCGCGGTGGGTGACGCGGTCGGTGCGGGTGACGTCTTGGCGATGGTCGAGTAG
- the yajC gene encoding preprotein translocase subunit YajC, with the protein MLAMWLQSAAGGFGLGNLGGLALPILFFVALYFLMIVPNQRKQKKWQNMLSELKAGDRVTTNGGIKGTIISVKDDVLVLRVQPDGVKLEFAKQAVAAVTTDTPAA; encoded by the coding sequence ATGCTGGCAATGTGGTTGCAGAGTGCAGCAGGTGGATTCGGGCTGGGCAATTTAGGCGGACTGGCGTTGCCGATCCTGTTCTTTGTTGCGCTTTACTTTTTGATGATTGTGCCGAACCAGAGGAAGCAGAAAAAGTGGCAGAACATGTTGTCGGAGCTGAAGGCCGGCGACCGCGTCACCACCAATGGCGGCATCAAGGGAACGATTATCTCGGTGAAGGATGATGTTCTCGTCCTGCGCGTACAGCCGGACGGAGTGAAGCTGGAGTTCGCCAAGCAGGCCGTCGCTGCCGTGACGACCGATACCCCGGCAGCATAG
- the secF gene encoding protein translocase subunit SecF translates to MELFHNPNIDWLGKKWYFLGFSLIFSIAGILSLAFWHHIPLGVDFKGGTQIRVDFTQMPNEEHVRHAMDQAGVRDFTIQRVSDPSGHAANKVIIALPESTASDTAHDAGREAVENALSANYHDSGFTIEQVQIVGPTAGKQLQEQAIQATLYSLLGMLIYLWFRFELIYGVAAVAAVFHDTLITIGAFSLTNKEITLTVIAAILTLIGYSMNDTIVVFDRIRENLALSRREPLADLVNRSINQTLSRTVISSGLTFLTVLCLYLFGGEVLNGFSFALVVGILIGTYSSIAVAAPMLVAYQEWRSKRGKTAVLPAAKRART, encoded by the coding sequence GTGGAACTGTTTCATAATCCGAATATCGACTGGCTCGGGAAGAAGTGGTATTTCCTCGGGTTTTCACTGATTTTTTCGATCGCCGGCATTCTCAGCCTGGCGTTCTGGCACCACATTCCGCTGGGCGTCGACTTCAAGGGCGGAACGCAGATCCGGGTCGACTTTACCCAGATGCCGAACGAAGAGCATGTCCGTCACGCGATGGACCAGGCCGGCGTCCGCGATTTCACTATTCAGCGTGTCAGCGATCCCAGCGGTCACGCAGCCAACAAGGTCATCATCGCGCTGCCCGAGTCTACTGCATCCGACACGGCGCACGATGCTGGACGCGAGGCGGTCGAGAATGCACTGTCGGCCAACTATCATGACTCCGGCTTCACCATCGAGCAGGTACAGATTGTAGGCCCCACCGCAGGCAAGCAGCTGCAAGAGCAAGCAATCCAGGCAACCCTTTACTCGCTGCTGGGAATGCTGATTTACCTGTGGTTCCGCTTCGAGCTGATCTATGGCGTGGCGGCGGTTGCGGCGGTCTTTCACGACACGCTGATCACCATCGGCGCCTTCAGTTTGACGAACAAAGAAATTACGCTTACCGTTATCGCTGCAATCCTCACCCTGATCGGTTACTCGATGAACGACACGATCGTCGTCTTCGACCGCATCCGCGAGAACCTCGCACTCTCGCGGAGAGAACCTTTGGCCGACCTGGTGAATCGCAGCATCAATCAGACCCTGAGCAGGACCGTCATCTCGTCGGGCCTGACCTTTCTGACGGTTCTTTGTTTGTATCTGTTTGGCGGCGAAGTGTTGAACGGATTTTCCTTCGCACTCGTCGTAGGTATTTTGATTGGAACGTACTCCTCCATTGCTGTGGCGGCACCGATGCTGGTGGCGTACCAGGAGTGGCGGTCAAAGCGGGGCAAGACAGCCGTTCTGCCAGCGGCAAAGAGGGCCAGAACGTAG
- the secD gene encoding protein translocase subunit SecD yields MSKNLTAKAAFIVGILLVFVFGFLGIPHGGLKQSILRHINLGLDLKGGVHLVLQVHVAEALTSATDHDVARLEADLQKAGITGTTVGKTDPQNPETIVVSGIPSTRLADARGVMEGTDYSSYDVATNATGNTTLTMKQSAIADLYTRTLNTSIDTIRERIDKLGVTEPQIQKYGLGENEILVELPGVKDPAEVEDVIQSTAKLSIHAVVGGPYGTDADALQANNGVIPPDSMLVHGVGSAGMPDQVWLLKRTSEVEGTDFRDAQPSTDQNGRPNIRFTLTTEAGDRFYKYTSTHSKSSSTPGSMAIVLDNKVREVAGIDSAIRDNGEITGGFTKQQASDLSLMLRTGALPASISYLETRVVGPSLGAASIRQGVIAAVAGMLAVMIFMLIYYKGAGINADLALILNLVILLGFMGFAGATLTLPGIAGVILTIGMGVDSNVLIFERIREELRNGKSTPVAVQQGFAHAWTTIFDTHVTTIVSAAILFLFGSGPVQGFAVTLVFGLLANLFTAVYVSRVIFDAVLERKERGASLSI; encoded by the coding sequence ATGAGCAAGAATCTGACCGCTAAGGCGGCATTCATCGTAGGGATATTGTTGGTCTTCGTCTTCGGCTTCCTTGGCATACCGCATGGTGGCCTGAAGCAGTCGATTCTGAGGCATATCAATTTAGGGCTCGACCTCAAGGGCGGCGTCCACCTTGTGTTGCAGGTGCACGTTGCCGAGGCGCTGACCTCGGCGACCGATCATGATGTCGCACGGCTCGAAGCTGATCTGCAGAAGGCCGGCATCACTGGAACGACGGTGGGCAAGACCGATCCGCAGAACCCCGAGACCATTGTTGTCAGCGGAATTCCATCGACCCGGCTCGCCGATGCGCGTGGCGTCATGGAAGGCACAGACTACAGCAGCTATGACGTAGCTACCAACGCGACGGGCAATACGACGCTGACGATGAAGCAGTCGGCTATTGCCGACCTGTACACGCGAACGCTCAATACGTCGATCGACACCATTCGCGAGCGCATCGACAAGCTGGGCGTGACCGAACCTCAGATTCAGAAGTATGGTCTTGGCGAGAATGAGATCCTCGTCGAGCTGCCCGGCGTCAAAGATCCCGCCGAGGTAGAAGACGTCATTCAATCGACGGCCAAGCTCTCGATTCATGCGGTGGTGGGCGGCCCCTACGGCACCGACGCCGACGCTCTGCAGGCGAATAACGGAGTCATTCCGCCTGACTCCATGCTGGTGCACGGCGTAGGCTCTGCCGGAATGCCTGATCAGGTCTGGCTGCTGAAGCGCACCAGCGAGGTGGAAGGTACTGACTTCCGCGACGCGCAGCCCTCGACCGACCAGAACGGGCGACCGAACATTCGCTTCACCCTGACGACCGAAGCAGGCGACCGCTTCTACAAGTACACCTCGACGCACAGCAAGAGCAGCTCGACTCCGGGCTCCATGGCGATCGTGCTCGATAACAAAGTGCGCGAGGTTGCCGGAATTGACAGCGCCATCCGCGATAACGGCGAGATTACGGGTGGCTTTACCAAACAGCAGGCATCGGACCTCTCTCTAATGTTGCGCACGGGCGCGCTGCCTGCGTCGATCTCTTATCTCGAGACGCGTGTCGTTGGACCGAGCCTCGGTGCGGCCTCTATTCGCCAGGGCGTCATCGCAGCCGTCGCCGGCATGCTGGCGGTCATGATCTTCATGCTGATCTACTACAAGGGTGCGGGCATCAACGCCGACCTTGCGTTGATCCTCAACCTGGTCATCCTGCTGGGCTTTATGGGATTTGCCGGGGCTACGCTTACGCTGCCGGGCATCGCGGGCGTCATCCTGACCATCGGTATGGGCGTCGACTCGAACGTGCTGATCTTCGAGCGTATCCGCGAAGAGCTGCGCAACGGCAAGAGTACGCCGGTTGCGGTGCAGCAGGGCTTTGCCCATGCATGGACCACTATTTTCGATACTCACGTTACGACCATCGTGTCGGCGGCTATCCTGTTCCTGTTCGGATCGGGACCGGTGCAGGGATTTGCTGTGACGCTGGTATTCGGTCTTCTGGCCAACCTGTTTACGGCGGTCTATGTGTCGCGAGTGATCTTCGACGCGGTTCTCGAAAGAAAAGAACGCGGCGCATCGTTGTCGATTTAG
- a CDS encoding sulfite exporter TauE/SafE family protein, whose protein sequence is MERRCVDQMMDVATLQVLVVVFLATFIRSAFGFGEALFAVPLLALFIPLKVAAPLAVLVSITIAAVVVVQDWRKIHLRSTGWLVGATLFGIPVGLLLLTSSHQQAVRIALAIFIMAFAAYSLLGSKPPELKHDSKAWLLGCGFVAGVFGGAYGMNGPPLVIYGAMRRWSAQHFRATLQGYFLPASVIGMAGYWLAGLWVPAVTHYYLLSLPVLLPAIWLGRVVNHRLHGDTFLRYVYVGLAGIGVVLLAQSVHR, encoded by the coding sequence GTGGAACGCCGATGTGTTGACCAGATGATGGATGTTGCTACCTTACAGGTGCTGGTTGTGGTGTTTCTGGCTACGTTCATCCGGTCGGCGTTCGGGTTTGGCGAGGCGCTGTTCGCTGTTCCGCTGCTGGCGCTTTTTATTCCGCTTAAAGTCGCAGCGCCGCTGGCCGTGCTGGTGTCGATTACGATTGCCGCGGTGGTCGTCGTGCAGGACTGGCGCAAGATTCATCTACGCAGTACCGGCTGGCTGGTGGGGGCGACTCTATTCGGCATTCCCGTCGGCCTATTACTCCTGACCAGCAGCCACCAGCAGGCGGTGAGGATCGCGCTGGCGATCTTCATCATGGCCTTCGCCGCGTATTCGCTGCTGGGCAGCAAGCCACCTGAGTTAAAGCACGACAGCAAGGCGTGGCTGCTGGGCTGCGGCTTCGTCGCCGGTGTATTTGGCGGAGCCTACGGGATGAACGGACCTCCGCTGGTGATCTATGGAGCGATGCGGCGATGGTCTGCACAACACTTTCGCGCCACGTTACAGGGGTATTTTCTTCCCGCAAGCGTCATCGGCATGGCCGGATACTGGCTGGCGGGACTTTGGGTTCCAGCGGTGACGCACTACTATCTGCTGAGCCTGCCGGTGCTGCTGCCTGCAATCTGGCTGGGTCGCGTGGTGAACCATCGCCTGCATGGAGACACGTTTCTGCGCTATGTCTATGTGGGTTTGGCTGGCATTGGCGTGGTGCTGCTGGCGCAGTCGGTACATAGGTAG
- a CDS encoding MotA/TolQ/ExbB proton channel family protein: MILAHLTNFAHVPTSLGLFFDDAQVSFSVLGLWANMGWLARCVVIILFIMSIWSLAVIIDRALYFSAARKQSREFAPKVAGALKDGRLDEAIKVADRSKKSHLAEVVTAGLQEFRSFGSGGNITEQQVESSKRALERSEAIVHAKLKRGLGGLATIGSTAPFIGLFGTVVGILNAFQQIATQKTSGIGAVAGGISEALVTTAMGLLVAIPAVMTFNYFTGKVEAFDVEMDNSSSELVDYFIKQSHR; this comes from the coding sequence GTGATTCTCGCTCATCTCACAAATTTCGCTCACGTACCGACTTCCCTCGGCCTCTTTTTTGATGATGCCCAGGTCAGCTTCAGCGTCCTCGGCCTCTGGGCCAACATGGGTTGGCTGGCGCGTTGCGTCGTCATCATTCTCTTCATCATGTCGATCTGGTCGCTGGCTGTCATCATCGATCGCGCTCTGTACTTCTCCGCCGCCCGCAAGCAGTCCCGCGAGTTCGCGCCGAAGGTTGCCGGTGCGTTGAAGGATGGCCGTCTCGACGAGGCAATCAAGGTTGCTGACCGCTCCAAGAAGTCGCACCTCGCAGAGGTTGTCACGGCCGGTCTGCAGGAGTTCCGCAGCTTCGGTTCCGGCGGCAACATCACCGAGCAGCAGGTTGAGAGCTCCAAGCGCGCCCTCGAGCGCTCTGAGGCGATCGTTCATGCCAAGCTGAAGCGCGGCCTCGGTGGTCTGGCGACCATCGGTTCGACCGCACCGTTCATCGGACTGTTCGGAACCGTCGTCGGTATCTTGAACGCGTTCCAACAGATCGCAACCCAGAAGACCTCCGGTATCGGCGCAGTCGCCGGCGGTATCTCGGAAGCCCTGGTAACGACCGCTATGGGTCTGCTCGTCGCCATCCCCGCCGTTATGACGTTCAACTACTTCACTGGTAAGGTGGAAGCGTTCGACGTCGAGATGGACAACAGCTCCAGCGAACTCGTTGACTACTTCATCAAGCAGAGCCACCGCTAA
- a CDS encoding energy transducer TonB: MFEDSIIESGGKIKSKSKYWMIVTLVFNALIVATMILIPLLYPDALPHTALTAMLTAPPPPPPPPPPPPPQQIVKPIKMVSEIDQGLHAPTKIPKDIKMLKEEAAPPQVAGVAGMSGMGSGSGVPGGVMGGIGSAPTPVVRVEKPKGPVRVSSGVVAGSKIGGVNPTYPPIARAAHVSGTVVLHAIISKTGTITNLTVISGPEMLRASAVDAVRTWRYKPYILNGEPTEVDTTVSVNFNMGG, encoded by the coding sequence ATGTTTGAAGATTCAATTATCGAGTCCGGTGGAAAGATCAAGAGCAAATCCAAGTATTGGATGATTGTTACGCTCGTCTTCAATGCTTTGATCGTTGCGACCATGATCCTGATTCCGCTGCTATATCCTGATGCGCTGCCGCATACCGCGTTGACGGCCATGTTGACGGCTCCGCCGCCACCGCCGCCACCGCCGCCACCGCCACCGCCGCAGCAGATCGTAAAACCGATCAAGATGGTGTCGGAGATCGATCAGGGCCTTCATGCTCCGACCAAGATTCCCAAGGACATCAAGATGCTGAAGGAAGAGGCTGCGCCTCCGCAGGTAGCCGGTGTCGCCGGTATGAGCGGCATGGGTAGCGGAAGCGGCGTCCCCGGCGGTGTCATGGGAGGCATTGGAAGCGCGCCGACCCCAGTGGTGCGCGTCGAGAAGCCGAAGGGCCCGGTTCGGGTCTCCAGCGGTGTTGTCGCGGGTTCGAAGATTGGCGGGGTCAACCCGACGTATCCTCCGATCGCTCGCGCAGCGCATGTATCCGGTACGGTTGTTCTGCACGCCATCATCTCCAAGACGGGAACCATTACCAACTTGACGGTGATCAGTGGGCCGGAGATGTTGCGTGCCAGCGCGGTCGATGCCGTTCGCACCTGGCGTTACAAGCCATACATCTTGAATGGCGAGCCCACGGAGGTTGATACCACCGTGTCCGTCAACTTCAATATGGGCGGTTAG
- a CDS encoding acetyl-CoA carboxylase biotin carboxylase subunit: MRRTIQKVLIANRGEIALRVIRACHEMGLRTVAVYSDADRAALHALHADEVYRLGPAPASESYLRGDVILDVARRSGADAIHPGYGFLSESAEFAEACASADVIFIGPPASAMRLLGSKTRARQAADAVAMPRVPGSVTGLTSPQEALRVAAEIGYPVMLKAAAGGGGKGMRAISAPEDLAAAYVAASSEAERSFGSGEVYLEKLIERPRHIEIQLMADEHGSCLYLGERECSVQRRHQKVIEEAPSAVVSDDLRRHMGEAAVRLALSAGYVNAGTVEFLVDSAENFYFLEMNTRLQVEHPVTELVTGLDLVRMQIMVAMGEPLNLRQEQVKLRGHAVECRIYAEDPENNFFPSPGLITRLVQPGGPGIREDCGVYAGWTVPLEYDPMLSKLVAFAETREMAIDRMLRALDEYSIGGIKTNIGLFRRILQNADFRAARIDTGYLERLLAYAAPVDSAMVPEDVIAIAAVLLSTSAEKSLVSPSTIGSTPVSKWLAAARQEGMRS, from the coding sequence TTGCGACGGACCATACAAAAAGTCCTGATTGCGAATCGCGGCGAGATCGCGCTGCGGGTGATTCGCGCCTGCCACGAGATGGGGTTGCGGACGGTGGCCGTCTACTCCGATGCCGATCGCGCGGCGCTGCATGCACTTCATGCCGACGAGGTGTACCGTCTGGGGCCAGCGCCAGCGTCTGAGAGCTATCTTCGCGGCGACGTCATCCTCGATGTCGCGCGGCGGTCCGGAGCCGATGCCATTCATCCCGGTTATGGGTTCCTCTCGGAGAGCGCCGAGTTTGCCGAGGCCTGTGCCTCTGCGGATGTGATCTTTATTGGGCCGCCAGCCAGTGCCATGCGACTGCTGGGCTCGAAGACCAGAGCGCGACAGGCTGCCGATGCAGTAGCGATGCCGCGTGTGCCCGGCAGCGTTACCGGGCTGACCTCTCCGCAGGAAGCGCTGCGGGTCGCCGCGGAGATCGGCTATCCGGTGATGCTCAAGGCTGCTGCGGGCGGCGGTGGCAAGGGGATGCGTGCGATCTCAGCGCCCGAAGATCTGGCTGCGGCTTATGTGGCGGCCAGTAGTGAGGCTGAGCGCAGCTTCGGCTCGGGTGAGGTCTACCTTGAGAAGCTCATCGAGCGGCCCCGACATATAGAGATTCAGCTGATGGCTGACGAGCACGGCAGTTGCCTCTACCTGGGAGAGCGCGAGTGCTCGGTGCAGCGGCGGCACCAGAAGGTCATTGAAGAGGCTCCGTCCGCAGTGGTCAGCGATGACCTTCGCCGACATATGGGCGAGGCAGCAGTGCGGCTGGCGCTTTCGGCGGGGTACGTCAATGCAGGTACGGTCGAGTTTCTAGTCGATAGCGCGGAGAACTTCTACTTCCTCGAGATGAACACCCGCCTGCAGGTCGAGCATCCAGTTACAGAGCTGGTCACTGGACTTGATCTGGTACGGATGCAGATCATGGTTGCCATGGGCGAGCCGCTGAATCTGCGGCAGGAGCAGGTAAAGCTACGCGGCCACGCCGTCGAGTGCCGCATCTACGCTGAAGACCCCGAGAACAATTTCTTTCCGTCGCCCGGCCTGATTACGCGGCTGGTGCAGCCTGGCGGACCGGGTATCCGCGAGGACTGCGGAGTCTATGCCGGATGGACGGTGCCGCTTGAGTACGACCCGATGCTCTCGAAGCTGGTGGCCTTTGCCGAGACGCGCGAGATGGCCATTGATCGAATGCTGCGGGCGCTCGATGAGTATTCGATTGGCGGTATCAAGACGAACATCGGTCTCTTCCGCCGAATCCTCCAGAATGCGGACTTTCGCGCAGCGCGCATCGATACCGGCTATCTGGAAAGATTGCTGGCATACGCGGCACCGGTTGATTCGGCAATGGTTCCAGAGGATGTCATAGCGATTGCCGCCGTCTTGCTGAGCACATCGGCGGAAAAGTCGCTTGTATCGCCTTCGACAATAGGCAGTACTCCAGTCAGCAAATGGCTCGCCGCAGCGCGACAGGAGGGAATGCGTTCGTGA
- a CDS encoding ExbD/TolR family protein, with the protein MGMSAGTSGGSVSEINVTPLIDVLLVLLIIFMVIVPVTPKGLQTLVPQPPKNKTQDQPNDRTIVVQVMANGAGAPSYQINETPFNKSQLEPKLEEIFATRQEKVMFIKGDKDLDFSKIAEVVDFGHQAGVDNIGIITPRIAAGQ; encoded by the coding sequence ATGGGAATGAGCGCTGGAACTTCGGGCGGATCGGTTTCCGAGATCAATGTAACCCCGCTTATCGACGTTCTTCTGGTATTGCTGATTATCTTCATGGTCATTGTGCCGGTAACCCCCAAGGGCTTGCAGACACTGGTGCCTCAGCCGCCCAAGAACAAGACGCAAGACCAGCCGAATGATCGCACGATCGTGGTTCAGGTCATGGCGAACGGTGCAGGAGCTCCGTCCTATCAGATCAATGAGACCCCCTTCAATAAGTCACAGCTGGAGCCAAAGCTGGAAGAGATCTTTGCGACCCGCCAGGAAAAGGTAATGTTCATCAAGGGCGACAAGGACCTTGATTTCTCCAAGATTGCAGAGGTCGTTGACTTCGGTCATCAGGCCGGCGTAGACAACATCGGCATCATCACCCCAAGGATTGCGGCGGGCCAGTGA
- a CDS encoding c-type cytochrome, giving the protein MVRACFLLMLACALAGCKSVPPPTPLSQLNEQQMHGHALFETHCGACHYDRRDAALHGPSLLGVYKKPYLPSGAPANDDRVTATIMHGHGLMPAVGNQMDQQDLDDLLAYLHTL; this is encoded by the coding sequence ATGGTTCGAGCTTGTTTTTTGCTGATGCTGGCTTGTGCGCTGGCAGGGTGTAAGTCGGTGCCTCCGCCAACGCCGCTCTCGCAGTTGAACGAGCAGCAGATGCATGGCCACGCTCTATTCGAAACACACTGCGGAGCTTGCCACTATGACCGCCGCGATGCCGCACTGCACGGGCCTTCGCTGCTGGGTGTCTACAAAAAGCCCTATCTGCCGAGTGGCGCCCCGGCCAATGACGACCGCGTGACCGCGACTATTATGCATGGACACGGCCTGATGCCTGCGGTGGGAAATCAGATGGACCAGCAGGATCTCGACGATCTGCTGGCCTATCTGCATACGCTTTAG